Proteins from a genomic interval of Bradyrhizobium sp. CCGB01:
- a CDS encoding SDR family oxidoreductase, whose translation MAEIMKEQSIGRLGRPEVAAAAPWLCSPAASCVIGVVLPVDGGFTGR comes from the coding sequence ATGGCCGAGATCATGAAGGAGCAGTCGATCGGACGGCTGGGCCGCCCGGAGGTCGCCGCCGCGGCACCCTGGCTTTGCAGCCCGGCCGCTAGTTGCGTGATCGGCGTCGTCCTGCCGGTGGACGGCGGATTCACCGGTCGCTGA
- a CDS encoding MBL fold metallo-hydrolase produces the protein MARYDAVSRRNLLIGASAVGTMGALGSLSPAFAKAPKLGTQVAPFYRFKIGDFEATIVTDGPLPLGDPHKNFNGLSAAEMDKQLTDNFLPLSNAVLQQNALVVNTGDKLIVFDTGMGSLTLFGPTTGRLMSSLKLAGIDPKDVDAVVMTHAHIDHCGGCMADDGSRHFPNAEYFITQPDYDFWTDETKVPSEFKVFLDTARKNLQPNKDRMHFIKDGEEILPGVHAILAPGHTVGHTVFMINSGKDSLCYIGDLAHHPVLLLEKPLTEFMYDTDAKQSAKSRVRVLNMLAEGRTRLLAYHFAWPGIGHVAKQGDGFRYYPEEMTLIPLSPT, from the coding sequence ATGGCCAGATACGATGCGGTATCACGCCGTAACTTGCTGATCGGAGCCTCTGCAGTTGGAACGATGGGCGCTCTCGGCTCGCTCAGCCCAGCATTCGCCAAGGCCCCGAAGCTCGGCACCCAGGTTGCCCCGTTCTATCGCTTCAAGATCGGCGATTTTGAAGCAACGATCGTGACCGACGGGCCGCTGCCCCTCGGCGACCCCCACAAGAACTTCAATGGTCTTAGCGCTGCCGAGATGGACAAGCAGCTTACCGACAACTTCCTGCCGCTCAGCAACGCGGTGCTCCAGCAGAACGCGCTGGTGGTCAATACCGGTGACAAGCTCATCGTGTTCGATACTGGGATGGGAAGCCTGACGCTATTCGGTCCGACGACTGGCCGGCTGATGAGCAGCCTCAAGCTGGCGGGAATCGATCCGAAAGACGTCGACGCGGTGGTGATGACGCACGCGCACATCGACCATTGCGGCGGCTGCATGGCGGACGACGGATCGCGTCACTTCCCGAACGCCGAATATTTCATCACGCAGCCGGACTACGATTTCTGGACTGACGAGACCAAGGTGCCGTCGGAGTTCAAGGTCTTTCTCGATACGGCGCGCAAGAATCTGCAGCCGAACAAGGACCGGATGCATTTCATCAAGGACGGCGAGGAAATCCTGCCCGGTGTTCATGCGATCTTGGCGCCGGGCCACACGGTTGGTCACACGGTCTTCATGATCAATTCCGGCAAGGACTCGCTGTGCTACATCGGCGACCTCGCTCACCACCCGGTCCTGCTTCTGGAGAAACCCCTGACCGAGTTCATGTACGATACCGACGCCAAACAGTCGGCGAAGAGCCGGGTGCGTGTGCTCAACATGCTGGCGGAGGGCCGGACGCGCCTGCTCGCCTATCATTTCGCTTGGCCGGGGATCGGCCACGTGGCGAAGCAGGGCGATGGCTTCCGCTATTATCCTGAGGAAATGACGTTGATCCCATTGAGCCCAACCTGA